The window ttcaggTGGAGGGATATCCAGCTACGCCGGAAAACCTGGCAGTGCTGCTAAGAGTTTGGAGGATTGTATGGAACATGCCTTATCGAAAATTCCCAAATCTAGACAACACCAGACTCCACTGTGCTTGGGTGCCACAGCAGGGATGAGGCTGCTGAAGTTAGTATAGGATCCTTAGATACAAAATAGAATCTATTTATCCTTTTTGAATCACTCCATTTGTCATATGTTCACGTTTCTGTCAAAAATATCTTGAAAGGATTTCTTTGTCTTTCAATAACGCTTCTCATTTTTCATAGCATAACTAGTCATACAGAGTCGGCACGGATCCTGAAAGAAGTAGAACAGAAACTGCGTTCTTACCCGTTCCTGTTTAAGGAGGCCGGAATCCTGAGTGGCCAAGCAGAGGGGGCCTACGGCTGGGTCACGGTCAACTACTTACTTGAAAACTTTGTCAAGGTAACCGGGATTTGTCTGCATTTTGATTTTCAGAAATACTCTTTGTTAGTTTGATGAATTTATGTTAAAGTAATTATAGCAGATGCAAAGCAGCCTTTTCTTCTACAGGTTAAACCAAAAGACACATGTTGGCTTTACATAAAAAACGGATTGCAGTAAAAGCATGCACATGCAAACACACCTACGAAGTCTAGCAGCGCTATCCGAACCTGTTGCTGCGACAAATAATGTTTTCCTCAATTCTGTCTCAAATGCAGCAGGTGCAGATGTCATAAGGGAGATAGGATAAAGTGTTTTTCTCACCATGAGCTCAGATCTTTCCGTGATTAAAGCACTTCTCAAACTTCAAAAGAATCATCTGACAGTAACAGGGAGGGTGTACGCGGATAGCATTAAGAGCACCCTTTCAAAAATTCCATTGTGTCATAAATCTACAAAGACACGCCCTTCTCTGAGCTGCCTATGGCCTTCCAAAAAACTTTAGGCTTTATTAAGTCCCGCAATGGCAATTTGTTGGCCAGTACTAGTAGCAACCATCACACATGCAATTACACAGACAAATGACAGGGAAGGAACCGAATGAAAGGCAACTTGACATTGTTAAAAAGATCCAATCAACACATTCATTGGGGAAAATGTAGAAACTGGAGCTAAAAGTGAAGTTAAAGTTTGGCAGTTTGATAGCAACCTTAATCAGGACATTTATGTctagtttgtttaaaaagcaaGTGACTGTAGGAATGACGGAGTTATTCCCAGCAGAGGTTTGGAGTGGAAATCTGCAGGGCCCATAGATAGTTTTAACCATAAAAAATGCTCCTTTCCAAAGGTTTGTTGTGTATAAGTTATACCCATTTCTGATTGGTATTTCTGTAGAGGGCTTTTCTGTGGAGGGCTTTTCAGCTACAAACTCTTTATGAGCTTATGTAACTAAACAGATATGATTTcatcaagtgtgtttttaacgCCATCCCTCAGGATCTTCAGACGTGGACAGGTCCCAGTTCCAAGGAGAACCTTTTTGTGAAAAAGGCCTGATTTAGAAGTGATTCTGCAGATTGTAAAAGATTATGGAAACAATTCGCTGAAGATATAAAGTATGGATTAAAGTTCCAAGTTTCAGACCGTAAAATTATAACACAGTCTATAAAAAGATGTATTTGGGGCGCGCCTGTGGCTCAGAGGGTAGCgtgacccatatacagaggccttagtcctcgacacggtcAACCTGCGTTCGAATCTGacctgcggtcctttgccgaatgtctctccccctcttctaccccccttcctgtcagcctactttcgaaaaaagcgagccactagagccgcaaaaaaccccccccaaaaaaatagaTGTATTGTGCTAACTTGTACTATACTGTTCTTATTGCGTCCagttattttcattcattaaatgggaaaaggaagaagccattacaaCGCAGCAGCAAATATCAGTTGTTAGATAAATGTCTGCCACAGCATCAAAAACTGGCCCCATTTTTCCAGCAGCCATAACATTTTGTTAACATGTGATGTTTTCTATGTACTAAACTAGTTCTAAAAGTTTTTACCATCAGTTTCTGTCATTCTGTATCCTGATACGATCTTCCCTGCCTTTCAGTACGGTTTTGTGGGAAGTTGGCTGAGTCCAGGACGAAGCACAATTGGAGCTTTGGATTTAGGTGGAGCTTCCACTCAGATTACCTTCCAGACCTCGCAAAAGTTGGAGGAACCAGCTAAACAGATGAACCTGACCCTTTATGGACAGACCTACACTTTGTACACCCAGAGCTTCCTGTGTTATGGTCAAGACCAGTTTCTCAGGAAACTGTTGGCTCATCTTATCCAGGTAGGATTGTGGGACAGTTTTGATTACAGGTTCAAATAGTTTTGTCATTATCATGGAATCCAAACAGGTTATACTGTCAGCAAGACGaccacaaaaacataaaacaacaatgatCTTTGTAATTGGTGACAGGGGTATAAACCTATTACATCTTATTCTAACTACTGAGTTTAGACATCTTTCTTCTTGGATTCTTCTGGAAAATAATCTTCAATAAAAGGAGTTAGACCCCGATTATGCTCCTTACTGAGCCCATCAGAACATTTCTGCCTGTAAGACCTCAGTTCCTGGACcaaaatgtaatatatattGTATTATAATATTCTAAATAGACATGCTGTTTCTAGGCCGAGGTTGTACGTGCAAAATGGTGCTACAGTTGTCCAGACTCTACAAAATGTTGTGTTGCAGGCCCTTTCCAAAGGTGAAGACTGTGATGTAGAACATTCACATTTATAATACTATAATAACATTTAAAGGTGGGAATATTCTCTTGTTAAATCCAAATTCAGCTCCATAGATCGGTCCTACTAACTGGCACTCCAAAATGATAGTGTTACATTTCCAGACAAACTGCAGTGGAGCTACAGCACTTTGTTTGAGGTTTTTGCACAAAGATTTGCCCTCCATTTCTGCCGGGGGTTGGTAGACCCATTAGTCACTGGGCAAGGTTGCTCTAGTTTTCTTTGGTACTAGAATGACGGAAGGCAGAAATATTGCAAATACTGCGGGTATTTGAACAGAGAAATCCCCTCCCCCATCTATTGTTGCTGTAAAAAGGAGGTACGCTCTCTTTTAGTTTGTCATAAGGTGTAGGACATGAACACAATGATCTTGTCCTGACAAGGCCAAAAAGGATTACAATCTAACCTTGGTGAACAAAATCATCAGACACTCCACCATTAAATAAGTTCTTAAAGCAAAGaggtaacaacaaaaaaagaactgtgggggaaataccaaATATAGCCTACAATTCATTTGCTTAGAGAATGACTTTTAGCAATAAATAGAGGAAGTTGCTGTTTTCTGTGTAAAGTTATTAAACCTCCAACATTGTTTTCAAAGGATCTTTGGTCCAACTTTTCAGGGTACATTGCTTCCTTGCTTGGAGGGGAATATATCAGATTTGGCAGAGTGTgcatatatctatctatctatatctatatctatatatctatatatctatatatatatatatatatatatatatatatatatatatatatatatatatatattctttgtagATACAGACAATATTTGTTGTTTCACAATTTGTGACATTGatcttttttccctttcagaGCCAAGGTTCGACGACTAAAGTATTCAACCCCTGCTATCCACAATTGTTTAATATTTCTTTGAAGCTTGGGGAAGAAGTCTTTGATTCTCCTTGTACAGACAAATACAGGCCAGTCGATTTGGATCCTCAGGCGACAGTAACAGTCGTGGGCACAGGACATTATCAACAGTGCGTCAACAATGTAACGGAGATCTTCAGTTTTAGCAACTGTAACTACTCAATGTGTTCCTTTGACGGAGTGTTTCAGCCCAGAGTGACCGGAAGCTTCATGGTACGTTGGTCTTTTAGATACAGACAGAAACAAACGTGTTAGTGTTCATTCACACATCAGACATTTTATTTCACTGTCGCGCTGTTTACCTTTACTGCACTTAAATAATTGACACCCTACCATGTTCACAGTTTG of the Fundulus heteroclitus isolate FHET01 chromosome 12, MU-UCD_Fhet_4.1, whole genome shotgun sequence genome contains:
- the LOC105915363 gene encoding ectonucleoside triphosphate diphosphohydrolase 2 is translated as MSLHRAQIIGAAVLLILAIIGILLVVLPAKEAKIPADNMYGIVLDAGSSHTSMYIYKWPADKQNGTGIVTQHSECDVKGGGISSYAGKPGSAAKSLEDCMEHALSKIPKSRQHQTPLCLGATAGMRLLNITSHTESARILKEVEQKLRSYPFLFKEAGILSGQAEGAYGWVTVNYLLENFVKYGFVGSWLSPGRSTIGALDLGGASTQITFQTSQKLEEPAKQMNLTLYGQTYTLYTQSFLCYGQDQFLRKLLAHLIQSQGSTTKVFNPCYPQLFNISLKLGEEVFDSPCTDKYRPVDLDPQATVTVVGTGHYQQCVNNVTEIFSFSNCNYSMCSFDGVFQPRVTGSFMAFSAFYFTQIYMKTITSITVTSPNDVVKAAKLICNMTITELVKKTNASEKYMKNVCTMANFVQILLTKGYRFDEASFPSISFKKTAGGASVGWALGYMLDVSNEVPAEAFSVMKALPQGAWAAVIFLCIIFLFCALSHGMVIYINR